A part of Bacteroidia bacterium genomic DNA contains:
- the rpsB gene encoding 30S ribosomal protein S2: MEQPTYQALLDAGVHFGHLKKKWNPYMSPYIFMERNGIHIIDLNKTQRMLDEATRAARQLAISGRKILFVATKKQAKDIVEAEANRVNMPFVTERWLGGMLTNFATVRKSIKRMKNIEKMKSDGTFERINKKERLMLSREQAKLEKILGGIAELNRLPSALFIVDIKKEHIAVAEARKLNIPTIGMVDTNSNPNLVDFPIPANDDATKSIQLVLSTISNAIADGLDERKKRREDDRVKHEANRQREDEAVSVDEN; the protein is encoded by the coding sequence ATGGAGCAACCTACCTACCAAGCATTACTGGACGCAGGCGTTCACTTTGGCCACCTCAAAAAGAAGTGGAATCCCTATATGTCTCCATACATTTTTATGGAGCGCAATGGAATCCACATTATTGATTTGAATAAAACGCAACGGATGCTCGATGAAGCAACCCGCGCTGCCAGACAACTCGCAATCTCCGGTAGAAAAATTCTTTTTGTCGCTACAAAAAAGCAGGCTAAAGATATCGTCGAAGCAGAAGCAAACCGCGTGAATATGCCGTTCGTTACCGAACGCTGGCTCGGTGGTATGCTTACCAACTTCGCCACTGTACGCAAGAGTATCAAACGGATGAAAAACATCGAAAAGATGAAGTCCGATGGTACTTTCGAACGGATTAACAAGAAAGAGCGACTGATGCTCTCCCGCGAACAAGCCAAACTTGAAAAAATCCTGGGTGGTATCGCTGAGCTCAATCGTCTGCCTTCAGCTCTGTTTATTGTGGATATCAAAAAAGAACATATCGCAGTCGCTGAGGCTCGTAAACTGAATATCCCTACCATAGGCATGGTGGACACCAACAGTAATCCTAATCTGGTGGACTTCCCGATCCCTGCCAATGATGATGCTACCAAGTCGATTCAACTGGTTCTTTCTACCATCTCAAACGCTATCGCTGATGGTCTTGACGAGCGCAAAAAACGCCGTGAAGATGATCGCGTGAAACACGAAGCTAATCGTCAGCGTGAAGATGAAGCTGTTTCAGTTGATGAAAACTAA
- the rplM gene encoding 50S ribosomal protein L13 produces MDTKSYKTLSATLATIEKKWLVVDVEGKILGRAASEVARILRGKHKTNFSPHMDCGDNVIIINADKVVFSGNKLDQKSYLHHTGYPGGQREVVARNLLSDNPVDLFEKAVRGMLPKTKLGKAIIKNMRVYAGGEHPHTAQNPQEYKIS; encoded by the coding sequence ATGGATACTAAAAGTTATAAAACCCTCTCCGCTACCTTAGCTACCATTGAAAAAAAGTGGCTGGTAGTAGATGTTGAGGGTAAAATATTGGGAAGGGCGGCCAGTGAAGTTGCCCGGATTCTTCGCGGGAAGCATAAGACAAATTTCTCTCCACACATGGATTGCGGTGATAATGTGATCATTATCAATGCAGACAAGGTGGTGTTTTCAGGAAACAAACTGGACCAGAAGTCTTATCTTCACCACACCGGTTACCCGGGTGGTCAGCGTGAAGTAGTTGCGCGTAATCTACTGAGCGATAATCCTGTTGATCTGTTTGAAAAAGCAGTCCGAGGGATGCTTCCCAAAACCAAGCTGGGTAAAGCTATTATTAAAAATATGAGGGTATATGCTGGTGGAGAGCATCCTCATACAGCCCAAAATCCACAGGAATATAAGATCTCATAA
- the rpsI gene encoding 30S ribosomal protein S9 — MSDIVKVGRRKRAVARIFFSEGGTGKFEINDKELGVYFPVETLRIKVLQPFAVLQLPDAEFDVKVNVNGGGITGQAEAVRMALARALTDMNEEYRSPLKKAGLLTRDPRRVERKKYGLKKARKSTQFSKR, encoded by the coding sequence ATGAGTGATATCGTTAAAGTAGGTCGAAGAAAGCGCGCAGTAGCCCGGATATTTTTTTCTGAAGGCGGCACGGGTAAATTCGAAATCAACGACAAGGAGCTGGGAGTATATTTTCCCGTAGAAACCTTACGCATTAAAGTGCTTCAGCCATTTGCTGTTCTGCAACTTCCTGATGCAGAATTTGATGTAAAAGTGAATGTGAATGGTGGTGGTATCACCGGCCAGGCAGAAGCAGTAAGAATGGCCCTTGCACGGGCGCTGACCGACATGAATGAAGAATACAGAAGCCCGCTTAAAAAGGCTGGGCTGCTTACCCGTGACCCACGGCGTGTAGAGCGGAAAAAATACGGACTGAAAAAAGCAAGAAAGAGTACTCAATTCTCCAAGAGATAA
- a CDS encoding gliding motility-associated C-terminal domain-containing protein, giving the protein MLTGNSYISFPLRIAVVILFGIISGIPEVLATHNLAGQITAQRNDPNNSNSYEITLTTYTDPAPAGVDRCSADIEIWSISSPPILLTTLVQVPRANGGNLVNIPSDCNIQNPKAGVVVKGTVKRNLYYATYVFPGPGEYEIRYQDIARHGSVNNITSPEEVSFYVYTRIFITPAIIGSNNTPLLLNEPLDDACLGKIWTHNPGGFDPDGDSLAYYLRESYQYDPPNPPSIANGYRFPDNAAFGVSTFTMDPVTGIVTWDSPMKEGIFNFAYVVEEWRNGQLLGYVVRDMAVWVIDCDNNPPVIKTINDTCVYAGDVIEFDYLAYDPDESDSVYLELNNGVIGNNGPFSVTNTATLSGLVVDPVPGNSFPYSNLPVSTVNTAGLPVDTIKGTIRWETACDNIRKQFYQVDFYATDNKSYSSPNSLSTTLSANKAVSIRVIPPPPSELSVTKGSRSVVLNWLPTFCEEKVLGYNVYRKIGTPGWMEDTVCCEISPADAGFTLINYNKGWLSTQFVDSLTDLEGVLGTDICYVVTAIYDVPIEPLIPALESCATNEACIEILNDELYMTNDSVSVTDPVNGSIFVTWSLPVIDEFFPAPYTYHLYRANNNGFPAIKIATLNYNDTTFTDTGIDTDVRGYNYRVELFDGLGLLVNNSNGKNIGSSIYLTASGTGSNSMDLAWTEFVPWMNEAYEIYRSENGGPFLLINTIPGTGANTHTYQDLNLNPSVRYCYFIRSTGSHNVQGVKDPLLNDSQVACDFAQDDEPPCPPDITTFGNCQDLIHEVSVTKPLLGCDGDAAFISVLFANNPAGPYREVTRLSYGSFGTDTLLQFNFNNDLTGYAGCYAVTTTDTLGNTSPISEPFCIDYCPNLIMANVFSPNQDGINDIFKPKFYRDVILKEFKVFDRWGRLMHTTTTDIGVLWEGQAFDGKEAKEGVYYYYIRYEELGLGGNTTGERTGWVTLMR; this is encoded by the coding sequence ATGCTAACTGGTAACTCCTATATATCTTTTCCTTTACGAATAGCCGTAGTAATACTTTTCGGTATTATTTCGGGAATTCCTGAAGTCCTGGCTACACACAACCTTGCAGGCCAAATCACTGCTCAACGCAATGATCCCAACAATTCCAACAGCTATGAAATCACTCTGACTACTTATACTGACCCCGCTCCAGCCGGGGTTGACCGGTGTTCTGCCGATATTGAAATCTGGTCGATATCCTCTCCGCCAATTCTTCTCACCACCCTCGTACAAGTACCCCGAGCCAATGGGGGAAACCTGGTCAATATTCCCAGCGACTGCAATATACAGAATCCTAAAGCGGGGGTCGTGGTAAAAGGAACCGTAAAAAGAAATCTCTATTATGCTACCTATGTTTTCCCGGGACCGGGAGAATACGAAATCCGTTATCAGGATATAGCCAGACACGGCTCAGTCAACAATATCACCTCCCCCGAAGAGGTTTCTTTTTATGTTTATACCCGTATTTTTATTACCCCTGCCATTATCGGCTCAAATAATACGCCGCTTCTCCTCAATGAACCGCTCGATGATGCCTGTCTCGGCAAAATCTGGACTCATAACCCGGGTGGATTTGACCCTGATGGAGACTCGCTCGCTTACTATCTCAGGGAGTCCTATCAGTACGATCCCCCCAACCCTCCCTCCATTGCCAATGGCTACCGGTTTCCTGACAATGCGGCATTCGGCGTTAGTACCTTCACCATGGACCCTGTGACTGGTATTGTCACCTGGGACTCCCCAATGAAAGAAGGTATCTTTAATTTTGCTTACGTGGTAGAAGAATGGCGAAACGGACAGCTGCTCGGCTATGTCGTAAGAGATATGGCCGTGTGGGTGATCGACTGCGACAATAATCCTCCGGTTATTAAAACTATCAATGATACTTGTGTGTATGCGGGTGATGTCATCGAATTTGACTACCTCGCCTACGACCCCGATGAAAGTGATAGCGTATATCTTGAACTCAACAATGGGGTGATCGGCAACAATGGGCCGTTTTCCGTAACAAATACGGCGACGTTAAGTGGTCTGGTCGTGGATCCCGTTCCCGGCAATTCTTTTCCATACAGCAATCTTCCCGTAAGTACAGTCAACACCGCCGGACTTCCGGTAGATACCATCAAAGGTACCATCCGGTGGGAAACGGCATGCGACAATATCCGCAAACAATTCTATCAGGTCGACTTCTACGCAACCGATAATAAGAGCTATTCGTCTCCCAACTCTCTCAGCACTACCCTCTCGGCCAATAAAGCGGTTTCTATACGGGTAATTCCGCCTCCGCCTTCAGAACTTTCGGTGACAAAAGGCTCCCGCTCTGTAGTGCTCAATTGGTTACCGACCTTCTGTGAAGAGAAAGTGCTGGGGTACAATGTCTATCGAAAAATCGGAACGCCCGGCTGGATGGAGGATACCGTCTGCTGCGAAATCAGCCCCGCTGATGCTGGTTTTACCCTCATTAATTATAATAAAGGCTGGCTCTCCACCCAATTTGTAGATTCCCTCACCGACCTTGAGGGTGTACTTGGAACTGATATTTGTTATGTGGTAACTGCCATATATGATGTACCGATCGAACCGCTCATCCCTGCACTGGAAAGCTGTGCAACCAATGAGGCCTGTATTGAGATTTTGAATGATGAACTATACATGACCAACGATAGTGTTTCTGTTACGGATCCGGTCAATGGTTCCATCTTTGTAACATGGTCTTTGCCTGTGATTGATGAGTTTTTCCCGGCGCCCTATACTTATCATTTGTACCGGGCCAATAACAATGGATTCCCGGCTATCAAAATCGCCACCCTGAATTACAACGATACGACCTTCACTGATACGGGGATCGATACAGATGTAAGAGGATATAATTATAGAGTAGAATTGTTTGACGGACTCGGACTGCTCGTCAACAACAGCAACGGAAAAAATATTGGGTCCAGTATTTACCTGACCGCATCCGGAACCGGCAGCAACTCCATGGATCTTGCCTGGACTGAATTTGTACCGTGGATGAATGAGGCTTATGAAATTTATCGCAGCGAAAATGGCGGACCCTTTTTACTCATCAATACCATACCAGGTACAGGCGCCAATACCCATACTTATCAGGATTTGAATCTGAACCCTTCTGTCAGGTATTGTTATTTTATCCGCTCCACTGGCAGTCATAATGTACAGGGAGTCAAAGATCCACTGCTCAATGACTCACAGGTTGCCTGCGATTTTGCACAGGATGATGAGCCGCCCTGCCCGCCAGACATTACCACATTTGGCAATTGTCAGGATCTCATTCATGAGGTTTCTGTAACAAAACCGCTTTTAGGTTGTGATGGGGATGCCGCTTTTATCTCTGTTTTATTTGCCAATAATCCTGCCGGCCCATACCGTGAGGTAACACGACTATCTTATGGAAGTTTTGGAACAGATACCCTGCTTCAGTTTAACTTTAATAATGACCTGACTGGCTATGCTGGTTGTTATGCGGTGACTACGACGGATACGCTTGGCAATACCAGCCCGATATCAGAGCCATTCTGTATAGATTATTGTCCAAATCTTATTATGGCCAATGTTTTTAGTCCCAATCAGGATGGGATCAATGATATTTTTAAACCCAAATTCTATCGGGATGTGATTCTGAAAGAGTTTAAGGTCTTTGACCGGTGGGGAAGACTTATGCACACAACTACCACCGATATAGGTGTATTGTGGGAAGGCCAGGCATTTGACGGCAAAGAAGCAAAAGAAGGTGTCTATTATTATTATATTCGCTACGAAGAACTGGGCCTTGGCGGAAATACAACCGGTGAGCGCACAGGATGGGTAACTTTGATGCGTTAA